A genomic window from Silene latifolia isolate original U9 population chromosome Y, ASM4854445v1, whole genome shotgun sequence includes:
- the LOC141633313 gene encoding uncharacterized protein LOC141633313 isoform X2, translated as MVCPHQQHSTMLNMNHSLIMDKLNNTLLDLLHSNPNYPFSLSQFSILQNALLRNLSDSEKTPTHLPYSAASIVKLDEECSLTTEKMISEHILKNYQGLPWAHTTILKHHLDKLCQGGELIFDDHDDDKTYNVPGKKRHISLRRKLLKLKLSSKTKENEVVEEGNVAPDEVTELSDSQIGIQEDESKKLGRRKRRRRHSFISDEEEDEDFEKMIVDGEGNRDNESGKEMVLVETVNEMLLLKGGDVKCESNELEQLHPRNPEEDHGIVDIVCSKEVKNQVHEVDRDLSQVMNLSDSRGGDMMCVSSESAIEANLVGDRHDNYTSDLILSPVVVNPLASVSNIESDVIGGIIEKSDLKEAKPNPSASDLMIVPYVDNSVNLATGKLTISLLNSEKRVIVCGLYNVELEQPKKKTQVYRTRKKSKPSQEKTESLGQEPMPASFDLSLQRSSRTKVKRKLHSPKLKGPTLLKDGSVKQLEKPMSSHPISLEKIFMEDEEPLCEVYEKCGNLKKHDMQRAKAGAEFPKELPSSESFVEVSPTVEKNLASLKKTENQLSMQLRSQDPYCDNVDDTIRKSSSSFLEESGTKDSERTENQWPVMTKSNGVELYSQPFEHPIDNKTGSQHEGDQHREQQNKDDQERLPVLIEGTPEKPYLSDSHNQLLEHTSHKHSQRLNEQPENSQQKKRRGRPPNLNKSTTKEASDPSSSLQKNKSSMQDGGVRTRKRRATKKETVILLEPHLNEQERLFKQNKQLGEVGRRRLGKSKATTENATLTRGRSKKTDKLTEELLASPLNLDSQQEVELGESGNHQQSQHQNKELERGVAKIQKQGDKVDEALTSLSYEEQDGMCGQASDHHSVSQNSQPRNNSWAQSPVKGASRLTDNPKHGDVVEASHVTPEALSAQGQVDLKDQTQARRRSIRNLEPAKPLLDSQSEKLHDLELSDQKTFARSTPALMPSDNHCLEKVSVYLENEVHGKSVEIEQEKWPLDNKTHTPLSNNSNDREHPDESYDHDQAPEKMEVQVKDPKELTAKSVPIHVPLASRDQLRSRIKH; from the exons ATGGTGTGCCCccatcaacaacattcaacaatgCTCAACATGAATCACTCTCTAATTATGGATAAACTCAACAATACTCTTCTTGATTTACTTCATTCTAACCCTAATTACCCTTTCAGTCTTTCTCAATTTTCCATCCTTCAAAACGCTCTTCTTCGGAATTTATCTGACTCCGAAAAAACTCCCACTCATCTTCCTTATTCTGCG GCATCAATTGTGAAATTGGATGAGGAATGTAGTTTGACTACTGAAAAGATGATTTCTGAGCACATACTTAAAAATTATCAGGGTTTGCCCTGGGCTCATACCACAATTTTGAAACATCATTTGGATAAGCTTTGCCAAGGCGGCGAGCTTATTTTTGATGATCATGATGATGATAAGACTTATAATGTTCCGGGCAAAAAAAGGCATATAAGTTTGAGGAGGAAACTCTTGAAACTAAAACTGTCTAGTAAAACCAAAGAGAATGAGGTTGTTGAGGAGGGAAATGTAGCGCCAGATGAAGTTACTGAGTTGAGTGATAGTCAGATTGGCATTCAGGAGGACGAGTCTAAAAAACTTGGGAGGAGGAAAAGGAGACGTAGGCATAGTTTTATAtctgatgaagaagaagatgaggattTTGAGAAAATGATTGTTGATGGAGAAGGGAATAGGGACAACGAGAGTGGTAAAGAGATGGTCCTAGTCGAGACAGTAAATGAGATGTTACTGCTCAAAGGTGGAGATGTTAAATGCGAAAGCAACGAGTTAGAGCAGCTTCACCCTAGAAATCCTGAGGAGGATCATGGGATTGTAGATATCGTATGCTCCAAAGAAGTGAAAAATCAAGTGCACGAAGTGGATCGTGATCTTTCTCAAGTGATGAATTTGAGTGACAGCCGTGGGGGTGATATGATGTGTGTCTCTTCCGAGAGTGCCATTGAAGCTAACTTGGTGGGGGATCGTCATGATAATTATACGAGTGATTTAATACTTTCCCCTGTCGTAGTGAACCCCCTGGCTTCAGTATCGAATATTGAGAGTGATGTTATTGGGGGCATAATAGAAAAGTCTGATTTGAAGGAAGCAAAACCAAATCCTTCAGCTAGTGACCTCATGATTGTGCCTTACGTGGACAATTCAGTGAATCTTGCCACAGGAAAACTAACGATTTCTTTATTGAATAGCGAAAAACGCGTTATTGTCTGTGGTTTGTACAATGTAGAACTCGAGCAACCAAAAAAGAAAACTCAAGTGTATCGCACAAGGAAGAAGTCAAAACCTTCCCAGGAGAAAACTGAAAGCCTAGGACAAGAGCCAATGCCAGCTTCCTTCGATTTATCTTTGCAGAGAAGCAGCAGAACCAAG GTTAAACGGAAATTGCATTCTCCCAAGTTAAAGGGACCAACTCTTCTTAAAGATGGTTCTGTTAAGCAGTTGGAAAAACCAATGAGTTCGCATCCTATCAGCCTTGAAAAGATTTTCATGGAGGATGAGGAACCCCTTTGTGAGGTATATGAGAAGTGTGGTAATCTGAAAAAGCATGACATGCAAAGAGCAAAAGCAGGTGCAGAATTTCCCAAAGAGCTACCGAGTTCAGAAAGTTTTGTGGAAGTGTCACCGACTGTGGAGAAAAACTTAGCCTCGTTAAAAAAAACAGAGAACCAATTATCTATGCAACTTAGGTCACAAGACCCATATTGTGATAATGTCGACGATACTATCAGGAAGTCATCATCAAGTTTCTTAGAGGAAAGTGGAACAAAGGATTCAGAAAGGACTGAGAATCAATGGCCCGTGATGACAAAGTCAAATGGGGTTGAATTATACAGTCAGCCTTTTGAACATCCAATCGACAATAAAACGGGAAGTCAACATGAAGGTGACCAACATCGGGAGCAGCAAAACAAAGATGATCAAGAGAGGCTTCCCGTGCTAATAGAAGGAACACCAGAAAAACCTTATTTGTCAGATTCACATAATCAGCTATTGGAACATACTTCTCATAAGCATTCACAGCGGCTAAATGAACAGCCGGAAAACAGTCAGCAGAAGAAACGTCGTGGAAGACCACCAAACTTAAACAAATCAACCACGAAAGAGGCATCTGATCCATCAAGTTCACTACAGAAAAACAAGTCATCGATGCAAGATGGTGGAGTGAGGACTCGGAAACGAAGAGCAACCAAGAAAGAGACAGTTATTCTGTTGGAACCACATCTGAACGAGCAAGAAAGGCTGTTTAAGCAAAACAAGCAGCTGGGAGAAGTTGGCCGACGGAGGCTTGGAAAATCAAAAGCAACCACTGAAAATGCAACTCTTACTCGAGGACGATCCAAGAAAACGGATAAATTAACTGAGGAACTTTTGGCATCTCCGTTAAATTTGGATTCTCAGCAAGAAGTTGAGCTGGGTGAATCAGGGAATCATCAGCAATCCCAGCACCAAAATAAAGAACTCGAAAGAGGAGTGGCTAAGATACAAAAACAAGGGGACAAAGTTGATGAAGCTCTCACTAGCTTATCTTACGAGGAGCAAGATGGGATGTGTGGACAAGCAAGTGACCATCATTCAGTGTCTCAAAACAGTCAGCCAAGGAACAATAGTTGGGCACAGTCTCCTGTGAAAGGAGCAAGCCGATTAACAGATAATCCAAAACACGGGGATGTTGTAGAAGCATCGCATGTTACTCCAGAAGCTTTATCGGCACAAGGTCAAGTTGATCTGAAGGATCAGACTCAAGCAAGACGGCGGAGCATTCGTAATCTCGAACCAGCAAAACCTTTGTTGGACTCCCAAAGTGAGAAACTACATGATCTAGAGCTGAGTGATCAAAAGACGTTTGCACGGTCCACTCCTGCTTTAATGCCCTCAGATAATCATTGTCTTGAGAAAGTTTCTGTGTATCTAGAAAATGAAGTTCATGGTAAATCTGTTGAAATAGAGCAAGAGAAGTGGCCACTTGATAATAAGACTCATACACCGCTCTCAAACAATTCAAATGACCGGGAACACCCAGATGAAAGTTATGATCATGATCAGGCACCGGAGAAAATGGAAGTTCAAGTGAAGGATCCTAAAGAATTGACAGCTAAAAGTGTTCCCATACATGTTCCGCTTGCCTCAAGAGATCAGTTGCGCTCACGGATAAAACACTAA
- the LOC141633313 gene encoding uncharacterized protein LOC141633313 isoform X1 — protein MVCPHQQHSTMLNMNHSLIMDKLNNTLLDLLHSNPNYPFSLSQFSILQNALLRNLSDSEKTPTHLPYSAMIQASIVKLDEECSLTTEKMISEHILKNYQGLPWAHTTILKHHLDKLCQGGELIFDDHDDDKTYNVPGKKRHISLRRKLLKLKLSSKTKENEVVEEGNVAPDEVTELSDSQIGIQEDESKKLGRRKRRRRHSFISDEEEDEDFEKMIVDGEGNRDNESGKEMVLVETVNEMLLLKGGDVKCESNELEQLHPRNPEEDHGIVDIVCSKEVKNQVHEVDRDLSQVMNLSDSRGGDMMCVSSESAIEANLVGDRHDNYTSDLILSPVVVNPLASVSNIESDVIGGIIEKSDLKEAKPNPSASDLMIVPYVDNSVNLATGKLTISLLNSEKRVIVCGLYNVELEQPKKKTQVYRTRKKSKPSQEKTESLGQEPMPASFDLSLQRSSRTKVKRKLHSPKLKGPTLLKDGSVKQLEKPMSSHPISLEKIFMEDEEPLCEVYEKCGNLKKHDMQRAKAGAEFPKELPSSESFVEVSPTVEKNLASLKKTENQLSMQLRSQDPYCDNVDDTIRKSSSSFLEESGTKDSERTENQWPVMTKSNGVELYSQPFEHPIDNKTGSQHEGDQHREQQNKDDQERLPVLIEGTPEKPYLSDSHNQLLEHTSHKHSQRLNEQPENSQQKKRRGRPPNLNKSTTKEASDPSSSLQKNKSSMQDGGVRTRKRRATKKETVILLEPHLNEQERLFKQNKQLGEVGRRRLGKSKATTENATLTRGRSKKTDKLTEELLASPLNLDSQQEVELGESGNHQQSQHQNKELERGVAKIQKQGDKVDEALTSLSYEEQDGMCGQASDHHSVSQNSQPRNNSWAQSPVKGASRLTDNPKHGDVVEASHVTPEALSAQGQVDLKDQTQARRRSIRNLEPAKPLLDSQSEKLHDLELSDQKTFARSTPALMPSDNHCLEKVSVYLENEVHGKSVEIEQEKWPLDNKTHTPLSNNSNDREHPDESYDHDQAPEKMEVQVKDPKELTAKSVPIHVPLASRDQLRSRIKH, from the exons ATGGTGTGCCCccatcaacaacattcaacaatgCTCAACATGAATCACTCTCTAATTATGGATAAACTCAACAATACTCTTCTTGATTTACTTCATTCTAACCCTAATTACCCTTTCAGTCTTTCTCAATTTTCCATCCTTCAAAACGCTCTTCTTCGGAATTTATCTGACTCCGAAAAAACTCCCACTCATCTTCCTTATTCTGCG ATGATACAGGCATCAATTGTGAAATTGGATGAGGAATGTAGTTTGACTACTGAAAAGATGATTTCTGAGCACATACTTAAAAATTATCAGGGTTTGCCCTGGGCTCATACCACAATTTTGAAACATCATTTGGATAAGCTTTGCCAAGGCGGCGAGCTTATTTTTGATGATCATGATGATGATAAGACTTATAATGTTCCGGGCAAAAAAAGGCATATAAGTTTGAGGAGGAAACTCTTGAAACTAAAACTGTCTAGTAAAACCAAAGAGAATGAGGTTGTTGAGGAGGGAAATGTAGCGCCAGATGAAGTTACTGAGTTGAGTGATAGTCAGATTGGCATTCAGGAGGACGAGTCTAAAAAACTTGGGAGGAGGAAAAGGAGACGTAGGCATAGTTTTATAtctgatgaagaagaagatgaggattTTGAGAAAATGATTGTTGATGGAGAAGGGAATAGGGACAACGAGAGTGGTAAAGAGATGGTCCTAGTCGAGACAGTAAATGAGATGTTACTGCTCAAAGGTGGAGATGTTAAATGCGAAAGCAACGAGTTAGAGCAGCTTCACCCTAGAAATCCTGAGGAGGATCATGGGATTGTAGATATCGTATGCTCCAAAGAAGTGAAAAATCAAGTGCACGAAGTGGATCGTGATCTTTCTCAAGTGATGAATTTGAGTGACAGCCGTGGGGGTGATATGATGTGTGTCTCTTCCGAGAGTGCCATTGAAGCTAACTTGGTGGGGGATCGTCATGATAATTATACGAGTGATTTAATACTTTCCCCTGTCGTAGTGAACCCCCTGGCTTCAGTATCGAATATTGAGAGTGATGTTATTGGGGGCATAATAGAAAAGTCTGATTTGAAGGAAGCAAAACCAAATCCTTCAGCTAGTGACCTCATGATTGTGCCTTACGTGGACAATTCAGTGAATCTTGCCACAGGAAAACTAACGATTTCTTTATTGAATAGCGAAAAACGCGTTATTGTCTGTGGTTTGTACAATGTAGAACTCGAGCAACCAAAAAAGAAAACTCAAGTGTATCGCACAAGGAAGAAGTCAAAACCTTCCCAGGAGAAAACTGAAAGCCTAGGACAAGAGCCAATGCCAGCTTCCTTCGATTTATCTTTGCAGAGAAGCAGCAGAACCAAG GTTAAACGGAAATTGCATTCTCCCAAGTTAAAGGGACCAACTCTTCTTAAAGATGGTTCTGTTAAGCAGTTGGAAAAACCAATGAGTTCGCATCCTATCAGCCTTGAAAAGATTTTCATGGAGGATGAGGAACCCCTTTGTGAGGTATATGAGAAGTGTGGTAATCTGAAAAAGCATGACATGCAAAGAGCAAAAGCAGGTGCAGAATTTCCCAAAGAGCTACCGAGTTCAGAAAGTTTTGTGGAAGTGTCACCGACTGTGGAGAAAAACTTAGCCTCGTTAAAAAAAACAGAGAACCAATTATCTATGCAACTTAGGTCACAAGACCCATATTGTGATAATGTCGACGATACTATCAGGAAGTCATCATCAAGTTTCTTAGAGGAAAGTGGAACAAAGGATTCAGAAAGGACTGAGAATCAATGGCCCGTGATGACAAAGTCAAATGGGGTTGAATTATACAGTCAGCCTTTTGAACATCCAATCGACAATAAAACGGGAAGTCAACATGAAGGTGACCAACATCGGGAGCAGCAAAACAAAGATGATCAAGAGAGGCTTCCCGTGCTAATAGAAGGAACACCAGAAAAACCTTATTTGTCAGATTCACATAATCAGCTATTGGAACATACTTCTCATAAGCATTCACAGCGGCTAAATGAACAGCCGGAAAACAGTCAGCAGAAGAAACGTCGTGGAAGACCACCAAACTTAAACAAATCAACCACGAAAGAGGCATCTGATCCATCAAGTTCACTACAGAAAAACAAGTCATCGATGCAAGATGGTGGAGTGAGGACTCGGAAACGAAGAGCAACCAAGAAAGAGACAGTTATTCTGTTGGAACCACATCTGAACGAGCAAGAAAGGCTGTTTAAGCAAAACAAGCAGCTGGGAGAAGTTGGCCGACGGAGGCTTGGAAAATCAAAAGCAACCACTGAAAATGCAACTCTTACTCGAGGACGATCCAAGAAAACGGATAAATTAACTGAGGAACTTTTGGCATCTCCGTTAAATTTGGATTCTCAGCAAGAAGTTGAGCTGGGTGAATCAGGGAATCATCAGCAATCCCAGCACCAAAATAAAGAACTCGAAAGAGGAGTGGCTAAGATACAAAAACAAGGGGACAAAGTTGATGAAGCTCTCACTAGCTTATCTTACGAGGAGCAAGATGGGATGTGTGGACAAGCAAGTGACCATCATTCAGTGTCTCAAAACAGTCAGCCAAGGAACAATAGTTGGGCACAGTCTCCTGTGAAAGGAGCAAGCCGATTAACAGATAATCCAAAACACGGGGATGTTGTAGAAGCATCGCATGTTACTCCAGAAGCTTTATCGGCACAAGGTCAAGTTGATCTGAAGGATCAGACTCAAGCAAGACGGCGGAGCATTCGTAATCTCGAACCAGCAAAACCTTTGTTGGACTCCCAAAGTGAGAAACTACATGATCTAGAGCTGAGTGATCAAAAGACGTTTGCACGGTCCACTCCTGCTTTAATGCCCTCAGATAATCATTGTCTTGAGAAAGTTTCTGTGTATCTAGAAAATGAAGTTCATGGTAAATCTGTTGAAATAGAGCAAGAGAAGTGGCCACTTGATAATAAGACTCATACACCGCTCTCAAACAATTCAAATGACCGGGAACACCCAGATGAAAGTTATGATCATGATCAGGCACCGGAGAAAATGGAAGTTCAAGTGAAGGATCCTAAAGAATTGACAGCTAAAAGTGTTCCCATACATGTTCCGCTTGCCTCAAGAGATCAGTTGCGCTCACGGATAAAACACTAA